DNA from Prosthecochloris marina:
CCTTTTCATGCGCCAGAATGGTCTCCGGTTTGAGCACAAACTTGGAAAGAGGATGATCACTGACAACCATGCTGAGGTTTTCGTAGCTTATGGTCATCACCTCGTTTTCTTCTCCACCAATACCAATCGGCCCAAAATTTCTTTCTTGTGACGATGCCACTATACAATAGATATACTTTCCGGTTTCAGACATACTACTCTATCTTACCATGTGTTTGCGTTCTGCGAGCATATCTGCAAGCAATGCAATAGCCGCATTAAAATGTTCTGTGGTAACCGAAATGGAAGTCTTCAATGCATTATCGGCAAAAAACTCCCGCTCCTTTTTCAGAGATAACTTTTTGATATATCCCCGTATCGCCAGTATCGAGGCTCTTCTGCAAATGAAGGCAATGTCTGCCCCACTCATTCCTGCAGTTTTTTCAGCGAGCTCTGATAGACTGATGCTTTCTCCAAGAGGCATCTGCTCCGTATGAATGGCGAAAATACTTTCCCTGGCATTTTGATCGGGCACCGGTATTTCAAGGAGAAGATCGAACCTGCCGCTTCTGAGCAGGGCCGGTTCAATAAGATCCAGACGATTGGTTGCCGCAAGCACCAATACCCCCTGCAGCTCTTCTATACCATCCATTTCGTTAAGCAACTGACTGATAACCCGTTCAACAACCCTCTCTCCGGACAACTCGCCACTTCTTTTCGGTACAAGGCTGTCTATTTCATCGAGGAACAGAATCGTCGGTGCCGCCTGTCTTGCCTTCTTAAAGACCTCTCTTACAGCACGTTCAGACTCACCAATATATTGGCTGATAAGCTCCGGACCTTTTACAGCAATGAAGTTCACCTCGCTTTCGGTTGCAAGAGCCTTTGCAAGCAATGTTTTTCCCGTACCCGGAACGCCATAGAGCAAAACACCTTTTGGCGGACGCGTTTTTGTTTCCCGAAAAACCTCGGCAAACTTCAATGGCCATACAACAGCTTCTTCCAACTCCTCCTTTACGGCCTCCAAACCACCGACATGATGCCACGCTACATTGGGAACTTCAACGAACACTTCTCGAATAGCTGAAGGCTCCACATCTTTCATGGCCGACAAAAAATCAGCCATGGAAATAGTGAGCCCCATTGCCAGGTCATACGAAATTTCAGGTCGACTGAAATCTATATCGGGCAGAATTCTCCGTAAAGCCAGCATTGCCGCCTCACGAGCAAATGCCTGAAGGTCGGCGCCGACAAAACCGTGAGTTATTTCAGCCAGCTTTTTCAGGTCCACATTATCAGCCAGAGGCATTCCTCTCGTATGAATCTGCAAAATATCGTAGCGAGCGTTCTTATCGGGTATCGGAATTAGAATTTCACGATCAAACCTTCCTGGCCTTCTCAACGCAGGATCAAGCGTATTTGGCAGATTCGTTGCACCGATAACAATGACTTGCCCTCTTGATTTCAGCCCATCCAACAATGCAAGCAACTGAGCTACTACCCGGCGCTCCACCTGTTTTTCTCCGCCCATATCTTCCCTTTTAGGGGCGATGGCATCGATTTCATCAATAAAGATGATAGCAGGGGCATTGGCCTCAGCCTCTTCAAACACCCTTCTTAACCTTCCCTCACTTTCCCCGTAAAATTTCCCGATGACCTCAGGACCGGAAATGTGGGTAAAATACACATCGGTTTCATTGGCGACAGCACGCGCAGTAAGAGTCTTTCCCGTGCCGGGAGGACCATGCAGAAGCACACCCTTTGGAGCTTCTATCCCCAAACGTTCGAAAATCTGGGGAAACCGCAGCGGTAACTCGATCATTTCACGAATTCGTTCCACCTGCAAGCCTAAACCGCCTATATCTTCATAGGCTATACGCGCTGCTTTTTTCCCTCCCTGCTCATTTGTCTCGACCCGTATCGTTGCCCCGGTATTGACGAGCACGACCCCACGGGGCACAGTTTCAACCACCTTGAATTCAGCCGTTCCGGTACCGAACAGATTAGCTCTTATTCTATCCCCTGCCGTTACGGGCAAACCATCGATCAGCGACCCCAGATAACGGCTGTCCTCCTTCTGTGAAAGACCTGTTCCGGTAAGCGGCAAAAGCACAATTTTACTGGCCTGACCGGCCTGAACGCTTTCTATCTGCACTTTCTCATCAAGCCCAACCTCTGCATTTTCCCGCGTTATACCATCGATTTGGACAATCTTTTTACCACGGTCCTCAGGATACGAGGGCATAATCCTTGCGGGTGTTTTTCTCGGCCCGTGAATGAGAACAATTTGACCAGGGGCAAATCCAAGGTTTTGCATTTCCCCGGGGTCGAGCCGGCATACTGCGCGCCCGACATCTTTCGCAAGGGCTTCCTTGACTTGAAAAGTTGCCGCCACTACTTTTTTCATGAACTAAAAAAGATGATGCATGATAACCTCGAGCCCTGAAATACCCCTGACTTCCGTAGGGCGCTGCTGCACCATGGTTATTTCAAGTTTGCCAAACATGTCATATAACGTTTCAAGGTAACGGCTCTGACTCTGTTTTCTTTGACGGCAAAAATCACACCCTTCAGATACCATAACATTGTTGATTATCAGTTGCTTTACTACAACATTGAGTTTTTGCAATTGAAGCAAAAACCGCTTCGTTTCTTCGAGAGCCATTGCTTCGGGAATCGTTACAACAATGAACTCGGATTGCGACGTATCCTGTAAAAGCTTTTGGACTTTCCTAACGGTTTTCTTCATCGAAAACAGAAAGTCATCCCCTTCGTCCGGCTTGTAATCCCCTGCGAACCGGGTCACCATATAGCGGTACTTCCACCGCAGCTGAGCCATAATTTTTATCCAGTCGTCGAAAAGTTCGGGAGAAGTCATCAGGCGCAAAGCATGACCTGTCGGCGCTGTGTCGATAACATACTTTTCGAAGTTTGCTTGATCGATGATGTCGACAATAGTCTTGAAACCCATGACCTCATCGACGCCTGGAATCGGCATACTCATAAACGATTTGATATCCTCCTCGTCGAGGTTGGTAGAGGTATCGATCAATTTCCTGAGTTCCGGCT
Protein-coding regions in this window:
- a CDS encoding CDC48 family AAA ATPase, which translates into the protein MKKVVAATFQVKEALAKDVGRAVCRLDPGEMQNLGFAPGQIVLIHGPRKTPARIMPSYPEDRGKKIVQIDGITRENAEVGLDEKVQIESVQAGQASKIVLLPLTGTGLSQKEDSRYLGSLIDGLPVTAGDRIRANLFGTGTAEFKVVETVPRGVVLVNTGATIRVETNEQGGKKAARIAYEDIGGLGLQVERIREMIELPLRFPQIFERLGIEAPKGVLLHGPPGTGKTLTARAVANETDVYFTHISGPEVIGKFYGESEGRLRRVFEEAEANAPAIIFIDEIDAIAPKREDMGGEKQVERRVVAQLLALLDGLKSRGQVIVIGATNLPNTLDPALRRPGRFDREILIPIPDKNARYDILQIHTRGMPLADNVDLKKLAEITHGFVGADLQAFAREAAMLALRRILPDIDFSRPEISYDLAMGLTISMADFLSAMKDVEPSAIREVFVEVPNVAWHHVGGLEAVKEELEEAVVWPLKFAEVFRETKTRPPKGVLLYGVPGTGKTLLAKALATESEVNFIAVKGPELISQYIGESERAVREVFKKARQAAPTILFLDEIDSLVPKRSGELSGERVVERVISQLLNEMDGIEELQGVLVLAATNRLDLIEPALLRSGRFDLLLEIPVPDQNARESIFAIHTEQMPLGESISLSELAEKTAGMSGADIAFICRRASILAIRGYIKKLSLKKEREFFADNALKTSISVTTEHFNAAIALLADMLAERKHMVR
- a CDS encoding ArsA family ATPase codes for the protein MPLRNILDPALKIILFGGKGGVGKTTSASATALYLARSYKTLLISTDPAHSLSDSFEQSIGDSITQIEGVERLYALEIDAEKAYAKFQLEHEPELRKLIDTSTNLDEEDIKSFMSMPIPGVDEVMGFKTIVDIIDQANFEKYVIDTAPTGHALRLMTSPELFDDWIKIMAQLRWKYRYMVTRFAGDYKPDEGDDFLFSMKKTVRKVQKLLQDTSQSEFIVVTIPEAMALEETKRFLLQLQKLNVVVKQLIINNVMVSEGCDFCRQRKQSQSRYLETLYDMFGKLEITMVQQRPTEVRGISGLEVIMHHLF